Proteins encoded together in one Moritella sp. Urea-trap-13 window:
- a CDS encoding ATP-binding protein, which translates to MMMTNSSQQYLCRKTYLIDSFWPGKLLELNNAGNIKVAGTNGAGKTTLLKLPMLFWGARPGRIVERNANKKSFAAYYLPRKTSYIVFDYQRPNGTDTPQLCHVLIKSDGDKLLYRFIDSPFDIKMYLDQSGNIFGDDEIKRNYRTQVRCEVSSLLSVDDYARVIQNHRDLGGKKSLRPLQQRFSMSQSPIKHIEKVVTSVFNKISNFDVIKQMIIEISQDAISSEMLSNNVTDMVNIDKSDIDSWLADLHSSQAILNLEEKILSSLTDIDSLVEIKADLQHLHHLAAIYQDKCNQDQVIADARLKDVLVELADLKENHRQQVLSIEDACHDEEKAQREIKHDLDKLEQEKIDFEDDEAATYQQRGSELSDFTLRLINLNNEKTQLSEKSADLSRTFTEQQQQQELEFNKREQQLTNEISSQQQQLTTALSENKLHYATLESELRTQTQVLVDQLNDKKTPLEHTKISLNLQLTQPQLDPELTLQSQQLQQNLSQCRRNINERQEAYNRISNESQSLRQKQHQALQTNDRLKIELNHLAQQHRDVQALLSPEKGSLHAFLAEHVPNWQANIGRVINPELLKHLHLEPELLTAFADAAKNTVSETALTQVQDFYGIKVNLNALENASFTDSALAEKEQHISTQIGAKKTELEQLQKALEQLNKEVEELDKQLMSSKQLLFKQNQLLTSLVNEEDELNAKLEQHKTLAIARIQTELAETELLLDQAQQALSQAKVDYQNRHNELNNERLGVHCQLETDYNQRIDSYQISLDSLRNDAQIETQRIAAALQAALSDAGINASIFNALAAKIKQTTQAVENAKVFQQKADKYNSWLETSWSQVEPGRERLRRLDAAIQRFKQQLKDKKQDYQQSTDKLEQEKTQLDKQVSDLALQLKGLDNSLVKLTDYPAVANDELPEYSVNNISKLTNSQMSLLGKQQSNVLSAVSKISSELKRYSKSTLQIGWLENRIESDSELVNYRLEEAINSGEQLSYVLKNAKLLQTSTTHEVELRANDILSIYTHLSNFDRNITRTGRKLSSHMNGKQFFTALGDIKIAIRTKMDKLGYWQQLENVNEAFEAYQANTELTHDRSIPQDLIDSLDELSAVLPKNNSMQHNELFDIEFTIVENGRTTRATTPKELEDVSSTGLSYLALITFFTGLTTMLRPDASTVITWPVDELGELHSENIQAMLDMLNQHGIQIMTASPSTDKSVLQLFDHLYEIDSRNKRLIQMNVDDDPLMALLNGDAKQALIADSAATTTVSSAVKKTLSSENKESATTMQEEV; encoded by the coding sequence ATGATGATGACCAATTCTTCACAACAATATCTTTGTCGCAAAACCTACCTTATTGATAGCTTTTGGCCTGGTAAACTACTTGAGTTAAATAACGCGGGTAATATCAAGGTTGCAGGTACCAATGGTGCGGGTAAAACAACGCTACTTAAACTGCCGATGCTGTTTTGGGGTGCTAGACCTGGGCGTATTGTTGAGCGTAATGCTAACAAGAAATCATTTGCCGCTTATTATTTGCCACGCAAAACCAGTTACATCGTGTTTGACTACCAACGTCCGAACGGCACTGACACACCGCAGTTGTGCCATGTATTAATTAAGAGTGATGGCGACAAGCTGCTTTACCGCTTTATTGATAGCCCGTTCGATATCAAGATGTACCTTGATCAGAGTGGCAATATCTTTGGCGATGATGAGATCAAGCGTAACTATAGAACGCAAGTACGTTGTGAAGTGAGCAGTTTGTTGAGTGTGGATGATTATGCAAGAGTCATTCAAAATCATCGCGACCTTGGCGGCAAGAAATCACTGCGCCCGCTACAACAACGTTTTTCAATGAGCCAATCACCGATTAAGCACATTGAAAAAGTAGTCACGTCAGTATTCAACAAGATCTCTAATTTCGACGTGATCAAACAAATGATCATCGAGATCTCGCAAGATGCCATCAGTTCTGAAATGCTCAGCAACAATGTTACCGACATGGTCAACATTGATAAAAGCGATATTGATAGCTGGTTAGCCGATCTGCATTCATCACAAGCGATCCTTAATTTAGAAGAAAAGATCTTATCGTCATTAACTGACATTGATTCACTGGTTGAAATCAAAGCAGACCTACAGCACTTACATCACCTTGCCGCTATCTATCAAGACAAGTGTAACCAAGATCAAGTTATCGCCGACGCACGTTTAAAAGACGTTCTGGTCGAGCTTGCTGATTTAAAAGAAAACCACAGACAACAAGTATTATCGATTGAAGATGCTTGCCACGATGAAGAAAAAGCCCAGCGTGAAATTAAACACGATCTAGATAAATTAGAACAAGAGAAGATTGATTTTGAAGATGATGAAGCCGCGACGTATCAACAGCGTGGCTCTGAGCTGTCTGATTTTACCTTACGTTTAATCAATCTAAACAATGAAAAAACTCAATTAAGTGAAAAGTCTGCCGATCTAAGCCGCACCTTTACCGAGCAACAGCAGCAACAAGAACTTGAATTCAACAAACGTGAACAGCAACTCACCAACGAAATTAGCTCTCAACAGCAGCAGTTAACCACAGCGTTAAGTGAAAACAAACTGCACTATGCGACACTGGAAAGTGAATTAAGAACACAAACGCAAGTATTGGTTGATCAGTTAAATGACAAGAAAACTCCACTTGAACACACTAAGATCTCGCTTAATCTGCAGTTAACACAACCACAACTTGATCCCGAGTTGACGCTGCAATCTCAGCAACTGCAACAGAATTTAAGCCAATGTCGTCGTAATATTAACGAGCGTCAAGAAGCCTATAATCGCATTAGCAATGAATCACAAAGCTTACGCCAAAAACAGCATCAAGCTTTACAAACTAATGACCGCTTAAAAATTGAATTAAACCATTTAGCCCAGCAGCACCGTGATGTGCAAGCATTATTAAGCCCAGAAAAAGGCTCTTTACATGCTTTCCTTGCTGAACATGTGCCAAATTGGCAAGCTAATATCGGTCGTGTGATTAACCCTGAGTTGCTCAAACACTTGCATCTTGAACCTGAGTTATTAACCGCCTTTGCTGACGCTGCGAAAAATACGGTGTCAGAAACAGCACTCACTCAAGTACAAGACTTTTATGGCATCAAGGTCAACCTCAATGCCCTAGAAAATGCCTCGTTTACCGACAGCGCGCTAGCAGAAAAAGAACAGCATATCTCGACCCAAATTGGCGCTAAGAAAACAGAACTTGAACAACTACAAAAAGCTCTTGAGCAGCTGAATAAAGAAGTCGAAGAACTGGATAAGCAGCTAATGTCGAGCAAGCAATTATTGTTCAAACAGAACCAATTGCTGACGAGTCTAGTGAATGAAGAAGATGAGTTAAACGCTAAATTAGAGCAGCATAAGACCCTGGCTATTGCGCGTATTCAAACTGAATTAGCTGAAACCGAACTACTGTTAGACCAGGCGCAACAAGCATTAAGCCAAGCTAAAGTTGATTATCAAAACCGTCACAACGAACTAAACAACGAACGTTTAGGCGTCCATTGTCAATTAGAAACAGACTATAATCAGCGCATTGATAGCTACCAAATATCACTTGATAGCTTGCGTAATGACGCGCAAATTGAGACGCAACGTATTGCCGCAGCACTGCAAGCCGCATTGAGTGACGCCGGTATTAATGCCAGTATCTTTAACGCACTTGCAGCCAAGATAAAACAGACCACTCAAGCCGTTGAGAATGCGAAAGTATTCCAACAAAAAGCCGACAAGTATAATAGCTGGTTAGAAACATCGTGGTCACAAGTTGAACCAGGCCGCGAACGTTTACGTCGTTTAGATGCCGCGATACAGCGCTTCAAGCAACAGCTAAAAGATAAAAAACAAGATTATCAGCAATCAACAGACAAGTTAGAACAAGAGAAAACCCAGCTTGATAAACAAGTCTCTGATTTAGCATTACAACTAAAAGGCTTAGATAACAGCCTGGTAAAACTAACCGACTACCCTGCTGTTGCTAACGACGAATTACCAGAATACAGCGTTAACAACATCTCTAAATTAACTAACAGTCAGATGAGCCTGTTAGGTAAGCAGCAGAGCAACGTATTAAGCGCGGTCAGTAAAATTAGCAGCGAATTAAAACGTTACTCGAAAAGCACGCTACAAATTGGCTGGTTAGAAAACCGTATTGAAAGTGATTCAGAGCTGGTTAATTACCGTTTAGAAGAAGCAATCAATAGCGGCGAACAGCTGAGTTATGTGCTGAAAAACGCCAAACTGTTGCAAACATCAACCACTCACGAAGTGGAATTGCGGGCTAACGATATTCTATCTATCTATACCCATTTAAGTAACTTTGATCGCAACATTACCCGCACTGGTCGTAAACTGTCGAGCCACATGAATGGTAAACAGTTCTTTACCGCCTTGGGTGATATTAAGATTGCCATTCGTACTAAGATGGATAAGTTAGGTTATTGGCAGCAGCTTGAGAATGTAAACGAAGCATTTGAAGCTTATCAAGCCAATACCGAACTCACCCACGATCGCAGTATTCCACAGGACTTAATCGATAGCTTAGATGAACTGTCGGCGGTATTGCCGAAAAATAACAGCATGCAACACAATGAACTGTTTGATATCGAATTTACCATTGTTGAAAACGGTCGAACGACGCGTGCGACAACACCGAAAGAATTAGAAGATGTGTCATCAACGGGCTTATCTTACTTAGCGCTAATCACTTTCTTTACTGGCTTAACAACGATGTTACGTCCAGATGCGAGTACAGTGATCACTTGGCCAGTGGATGAATTAGGTGAACTGCATTCTGAAAACATTCAAGCCATGCTGGACATGTTAAACCAACACGGTATTCAGATCATGACCGCCTCACCGTCGACAGATAAGTCGGTATTGCAGTTATTCGATCACCTATACGAGATTGATAGCCGTAACAAACGCCTGATCCAGATGAATGTCGATGATGATCCACTAATGGCATTGCTCAATGGTGATGCTAAGCAAGCGTTAATCGCAGACTCAGCAGCTACGACTACAGTGTCGTCTGCAGTGAAAAAAACACTATCATCTGAAAATAAAGAATCAGCAACAACTATGCAAGAAGAGGTTTAA